In a single window of the Prochlorococcus marinus str. AS9601 genome:
- a CDS encoding class I SAM-dependent methyltransferase, translating to MSSLHKSTKRNYLERVNDKEFPKSKAATLAKKFDFDYWDGDRRINYGGYSYKPGRWTKVAQEMINTYNLKSDSKILDIGCGKGYLLYEFRKLLPECEVFGIDISEYAIKNSHEKVRENLKLGSANNLPFNSKMFDLVISINTLHNLYCFDLFSALKEIERVAKINKYICVESYRNEEEKANLLYWQVTCEAFNNPKEWEWWFNQSGYTGDYSYIYFS from the coding sequence ATGAGTTCACTTCATAAAAGTACAAAGAGAAATTATTTAGAAAGAGTAAATGACAAAGAATTCCCAAAGTCTAAAGCAGCAACTCTAGCAAAAAAATTTGACTTTGATTACTGGGATGGAGACAGACGAATTAACTATGGCGGATATAGTTACAAACCAGGCAGGTGGACAAAAGTTGCCCAAGAAATGATAAATACTTACAATTTAAAATCTGATTCAAAGATTCTTGATATTGGTTGTGGTAAGGGATACTTATTATATGAATTTAGAAAATTACTTCCAGAATGTGAAGTTTTTGGTATTGATATTTCAGAATATGCTATTAAAAATTCTCATGAAAAAGTAAGAGAAAATTTGAAATTAGGATCCGCCAATAATCTCCCATTTAATTCAAAGATGTTTGATTTAGTAATTTCTATAAATACTCTACATAATTTATATTGTTTTGATCTTTTCTCGGCTTTAAAAGAAATTGAGAGAGTTGCCAAAATAAATAAATATATATGTGTTGAAAGCTATAGGAATGAGGAGGAGAAAGCTAACCTTCTATACTGGCAAGTTACTTGTGAGGCGTTTAATAATCCAAAAGAATGGGAATGGTGGTTTAATCAAAGTGGATATACTGGGGATTATTCATATATATATTTTTCTTAA
- a CDS encoding NAD-dependent epimerase/dehydratase family protein has product MNILVTGGNGYKGTVLIPKLLKEGHKITSIDSNLFGNYLKPTKNLKIIKEDIRNIKQSHFLGINAVIHLANIANDPLVELDPHLSWEVNVLASQQLAEKAYRAGVKTFIYASSGSVYGISDKERVTEDTELLPISEYNKTKMVAERIFLSYQDKMKIFCIRPATVCGVSPRMRLDVSVNILTFSALSKGLITVFGGNQIRPNIHIDDICDLYLFFINKYSELESGFYNAGFENISILEIAEEVKKLLPNTKIEITPSNDPRSYRQCSDKILDLGFIPKKSVKHAISEIIDSYESKTLNTNETCFSVKWLKKSLHN; this is encoded by the coding sequence ATGAATATTTTAGTAACAGGTGGGAACGGTTATAAGGGCACCGTATTAATTCCAAAACTTTTGAAAGAAGGTCATAAAATTACTTCAATAGATTCAAATTTATTTGGTAACTACTTAAAACCAACTAAAAACTTAAAAATCATAAAAGAGGATATAAGAAATATAAAGCAAAGTCACTTCTTAGGGATAAATGCAGTTATTCATTTGGCCAATATAGCAAATGATCCTCTTGTAGAATTAGATCCCCATTTAAGCTGGGAGGTTAATGTCTTAGCAAGTCAGCAATTGGCAGAAAAAGCTTATAGAGCAGGTGTAAAAACTTTTATTTATGCAAGTTCTGGAAGTGTTTATGGAATTAGTGACAAAGAACGAGTAACTGAAGATACAGAGTTACTACCTATCTCGGAATATAACAAAACAAAAATGGTAGCAGAAAGGATTTTTTTAAGTTACCAAGACAAAATGAAAATTTTTTGTATAAGGCCAGCTACTGTTTGCGGTGTATCTCCAAGAATGAGGCTAGACGTTTCAGTAAACATACTAACTTTTTCTGCCTTATCAAAAGGGCTAATAACTGTATTCGGTGGGAATCAAATACGCCCAAATATTCATATAGATGATATTTGTGATTTATACTTGTTTTTCATAAATAAATATAGTGAACTTGAATCAGGATTTTATAATGCTGGTTTTGAAAATATCTCAATATTAGAAATTGCTGAAGAAGTTAAGAAACTTTTACCAAATACGAAAATAGAGATAACTCCCTCAAATGACCCAAGATCTTATAGGCAATGTTCAGATAAAATTTTAGATTTGGGGTTTATTCCTAAAAAAAGTGTGAAACATGCTATCTCTGAAATAATTGATTCCTATGAATCAAAAACTCTTAACACAAATGAAACATGTTTTTCTGTTAAGTGGTTAAAAAAAAGTTTACATAACTAG
- a CDS encoding nucleotidyltransferase family protein, producing the protein MKNEYKALLLSAGLGTRLRPLTNDIPKCLVEINNKPILHMWLDKLQNLEINSVLINTHYLANKVYESIQRWNSKNLKVYTIYEKELIGTAGTLINNLSFFKGSKGLILHADNVTDDDLKELIKAHKNRPSKALITMLTFETENPEQCGVIELDNNNLVKGFYEKISNPPTKLANGAIYAFDEDFIEYLSNFNLEHGDISLDIIPKINGRIFTYKTNSNFIDIGTHTNLKKARELWK; encoded by the coding sequence ATGAAAAATGAATATAAGGCTTTATTACTATCTGCAGGTCTTGGTACAAGATTAAGACCTCTTACAAATGATATTCCAAAGTGTTTAGTAGAAATAAATAACAAGCCAATTTTACATATGTGGCTTGATAAACTTCAAAATTTAGAAATTAATTCAGTACTTATCAATACGCACTATCTTGCGAACAAAGTGTATGAATCAATCCAAAGGTGGAATAGCAAAAATCTTAAGGTTTATACTATTTATGAAAAAGAACTTATTGGAACGGCAGGAACATTAATTAATAATCTCAGCTTTTTTAAAGGTTCAAAAGGTTTAATTTTGCATGCAGATAATGTCACAGATGATGATTTAAAGGAGTTAATCAAAGCTCACAAAAATAGGCCCTCTAAAGCATTAATTACTATGCTTACTTTCGAAACAGAAAATCCCGAGCAATGTGGAGTAATAGAATTAGATAATAATAATTTAGTAAAAGGTTTTTATGAAAAAATATCAAATCCTCCTACAAAATTAGCAAATGGAGCAATTTATGCTTTTGATGAAGATTTTATAGAATACTTATCAAATTTTAATCTTGAGCATGGTGATATAAGTTTAGATATTATACCTAAAATTAATGGTAGGATATTTACTTATAAAACTAACTCAAATTTCATTGATATTGGCACTCATACTAATTTGAAGAAGGCTAGAGAATTATGGAAATAA
- a CDS encoding HAD-IIIA family hydrolase translates to MILKINKLIENSNLVNFFYENRVFQSKDNLKRSAIFLDRDGVIIKDKHFISNGKDVELEYGVPSLFKLSNTLNIPIIIITNQSGISRGFFTWEDYMDVTKAMLNKVKVSNTLIAIYANGLGPNAPSFSWRKPSPNMILNASLTLDIDLKKSLIIGDRLSDLIAGLDAGISTLIHIKTGHGLKERDKVKEYFNIINPQNNLEPIFIDNFSNKSLKIIENILKDNCLM, encoded by the coding sequence ATGATATTAAAGATTAATAAGCTTATTGAAAATAGCAATTTAGTAAATTTCTTTTATGAAAATAGGGTCTTTCAATCAAAAGACAATTTAAAGAGATCAGCAATTTTTCTAGATCGAGATGGAGTAATTATTAAGGACAAACACTTTATTTCTAATGGTAAAGATGTTGAATTGGAATATGGGGTGCCTAGTCTTTTTAAATTATCAAATACTCTAAATATCCCAATAATTATAATTACAAATCAATCTGGCATTTCAAGAGGATTTTTTACGTGGGAGGATTATATGGATGTTACGAAAGCAATGTTAAATAAAGTTAAAGTAAGTAATACATTAATTGCTATTTACGCTAATGGATTAGGTCCGAATGCACCATCTTTTTCATGGAGGAAGCCTAGTCCTAATATGATTCTCAATGCATCTTTAACTCTTGATATTGACTTAAAAAAATCATTAATTATTGGGGATAGATTGTCAGATTTAATTGCAGGATTGGATGCAGGAATTTCAACTCTTATACACATAAAAACTGGACATGGTTTAAAAGAAAGAGACAAAGTAAAAGAATACTTCAATATTATAAATCCACAAAATAATTTAGAGCCTATTTTTATTGATAATTTCTCAAATAAATCATTAAAAATTATTGAAAACATTCTGAAAGACAATTGCTTAATGTAG
- a CDS encoding SIS domain-containing protein: MEIKSKENNNFTNFANIYLKNLNNVFDENILERIQDLSRELKSCWVNSKNVFICGNGGSAGNAMHIANDFHYGIGYSKSDTGKKSTIPGLRMIALPSNPSIITCLGNDIGYENIYSHQLEVLGNAGDILIILSGSGNSQNVINAILTAKKIGIKTYAIVGFDGGKCKEIADKNIHFKIKDMQIAEDTQLILFHICMQWISKTRA, encoded by the coding sequence ATGGAAATAAAGTCCAAAGAAAATAATAATTTTACAAACTTTGCAAATATTTATTTGAAGAATTTAAATAATGTATTTGATGAAAATATTTTGGAAAGAATACAAGATTTGTCTAGAGAGTTAAAGAGTTGTTGGGTTAATTCAAAAAACGTATTTATTTGCGGTAATGGAGGAAGTGCAGGAAATGCGATGCACATAGCTAATGACTTTCACTATGGAATTGGTTATTCGAAAAGTGATACAGGTAAAAAGTCTACTATTCCTGGTCTTAGAATGATTGCTTTACCTTCCAATCCGAGCATAATTACATGCCTAGGGAATGATATCGGTTACGAAAATATTTATTCACATCAACTAGAAGTTCTTGGTAATGCTGGGGACATTCTTATAATCTTGTCTGGTAGCGGAAATTCCCAAAATGTTATAAATGCAATTTTAACAGCAAAAAAAATAGGAATTAAAACATATGCAATTGTTGGATTTGATGGTGGCAAATGTAAAGAAATTGCAGATAAAAATATTCATTTTAAAATTAAAGACATGCAAATAGCTGAAGATACTCAGTTAATACTTTTTCATATTTGTATGCAATGGATTTCTAAAACAAGGGCCTAA
- a CDS encoding methyltransferase domain-containing protein, protein MNLKNKIKKIKRSSKKNNVDIFSFTKFTRTLKDVYKISIMRSLMNQLIEKIYFKGRIVDIGGGKNSNYSCIIRCDNYTSINIDKKINPDILVDINEKFPLEDDQFDQCLLFNVLEHVYDWDFLFAEIKRVLKNDSFIHIIIPFIYPIHGSPNDYIRVTSDYIKNFLRKNSFKNITTSPISYGPFTNSQLIGYRHKIINGPCSQFAVILDKAFHKCFKEKYFRYNTTNPLFYYVKANLKK, encoded by the coding sequence ATGAATTTGAAGAACAAGATAAAAAAAATTAAACGTTCTTCAAAGAAAAATAATGTTGATATTTTTTCTTTTACTAAATTCACTAGAACTTTAAAGGATGTATATAAAATTTCAATAATGAGATCTTTAATGAATCAACTGATTGAAAAAATCTATTTTAAAGGAAGGATAGTAGATATAGGTGGCGGAAAAAACTCTAATTATTCATGCATCATTAGATGTGATAACTATACCTCAATTAATATTGATAAAAAAATAAATCCTGATATTTTGGTTGATATTAATGAAAAATTCCCCTTAGAAGACGATCAATTTGATCAATGCCTACTATTTAATGTTTTAGAACATGTTTATGACTGGGATTTTCTTTTTGCAGAGATAAAAAGAGTTTTAAAAAATGATTCTTTTATACATATAATTATTCCTTTTATTTATCCAATTCATGGTTCTCCAAACGATTATATTAGAGTAACAAGTGATTATATTAAAAATTTTCTTAGAAAAAATTCATTTAAAAATATAACTACTTCTCCTATCTCTTATGGGCCATTTACAAACTCGCAACTGATAGGTTATCGCCACAAAATAATAAATGGACCTTGCTCGCAATTTGCGGTAATTCTAGATAAAGCTTTTCATAAATGTTTTAAAGAAAAATACTTTAGATACAATACAACTAATCCACTTTTCTATTATGTAAAAGCTAATTTAAAAAAATAA
- a CDS encoding glycosyltransferase family 2 protein: MEPIYSLCICNYNMNDTLESSINSLLAQINERTEIIVIDDGSSDNSVETLKRIKSKNKSNFNFIALLRDHRRKLGETRNLSIKAAKGKYVILHLDTDDVWEPYINSFINVYHELEKRLKIKDFFLSGKQIQMTTKDLMIKNPYENVYYGEDRLLWSKLATFGKLITIEHKVFRKRIPIKKRRKKVLKVLSSQYSAMSISFSYSPSIFITFKQYIKRIFLSSDWGYRISFLNFILLFPSSINGIFNRKKLYNLARWDYKEISKINLLEIEKETRNSQGNFNLNEDERSIFFLK, translated from the coding sequence ATGGAACCTATTTATTCATTATGTATTTGCAATTACAACATGAACGATACTCTAGAATCGAGCATAAATAGCCTACTGGCACAAATCAATGAACGAACGGAAATAATTGTAATAGATGATGGATCTAGCGATAATTCAGTTGAAACTCTAAAAAGAATTAAGTCTAAAAATAAATCAAATTTTAATTTTATAGCCTTATTGAGGGATCATAGAAGGAAATTAGGAGAGACTAGAAATTTATCAATAAAAGCAGCTAAAGGGAAGTATGTGATTTTACATTTGGATACTGATGATGTGTGGGAACCTTATATAAATTCTTTTATAAATGTCTATCATGAATTGGAAAAAAGGCTAAAAATTAAGGATTTTTTCCTCAGTGGTAAACAGATACAAATGACCACTAAAGATTTAATGATTAAAAATCCATACGAAAATGTTTACTATGGAGAAGATAGACTTTTATGGTCTAAACTAGCAACTTTTGGAAAACTAATTACTATTGAACATAAGGTTTTTAGAAAAAGAATTCCAATAAAGAAAAGAAGAAAAAAAGTCTTAAAGGTCTTATCTTCACAATATTCTGCTATGAGTATCTCTTTCTCTTATTCTCCCTCAATATTTATTACTTTCAAACAATATATAAAAAGAATTTTTCTTTCATCTGACTGGGGGTATAGAATTTCATTTCTTAATTTTATTCTATTATTTCCCTCAAGTATAAATGGCATTTTTAATCGAAAAAAATTATATAATCTTGCTAGATGGGATTATAAAGAAATAAGCAAAATAAATCTATTGGAAATTGAAAAAGAAACTCGTAATTCTCAAGGAAACTTTAATTTAAACGAAGATGAGAGATCAATATTCTTTTTAAAGTGA
- a CDS encoding PfkB family carbohydrate kinase, with product MRNEISTIIELSEANFYSNCILGYGHFNSIHPGHIRYLKHAREINKLFVVAILKDLSCEGLIFNQTERANSLAQLGIADAIILLPDNSLNKAVKKINPKEVILGKEYENSELEDIKETIKTLHKTKKSIFFHAGEISYASSELLTISEDNLKNKREKEFLKALERQNITVDCLREASKNIKKSNLIVIGDSILDQYTACEAIGMSAEAPVIVVKELDQKNFLGGASIVASHISSIGSSCKFISIIGNDGEGSWIRNSLKENSVISELIIDQSRPTTFKKRYLVENQKLFRVSRLDDHMITKEMTKLILNKVESLSCESEGIVISDFAYGLISDELIEGLEKCAKKNNLKLYGDSQSSSQIGDILRMKNFTLLCPNEKEARIAMNNKDIGLDELCRKLMDKTNCQNLIMKLGANGFVVYSKSLNNSLQIQAFPALSVNPVDVSGAGDTLLSIMATGMCNESSIMKIAALACCGASIAVDTMGNNPIDIDKVLNKAIQIISKN from the coding sequence ATGAGAAATGAAATTAGTACCATAATCGAACTAAGTGAAGCTAATTTTTACTCAAATTGTATTTTAGGTTATGGGCACTTTAATTCGATTCATCCAGGCCATATTAGATATTTAAAGCATGCCCGTGAAATTAACAAACTTTTTGTTGTGGCAATTCTTAAGGATCTTTCCTGCGAAGGATTGATTTTCAACCAAACAGAAAGAGCAAATTCACTTGCCCAACTTGGAATTGCTGATGCAATAATCCTTCTACCAGATAACAGTCTCAATAAAGCTGTAAAAAAAATAAATCCAAAAGAAGTTATATTAGGCAAAGAATATGAAAACTCAGAATTAGAAGATATTAAAGAAACAATAAAAACGCTTCATAAAACAAAAAAATCAATATTTTTTCATGCTGGAGAAATAAGTTATGCCAGCTCTGAATTATTGACAATATCTGAAGATAATTTAAAAAACAAACGCGAGAAGGAATTTTTAAAAGCTTTAGAAAGACAAAATATAACCGTTGATTGTTTAAGGGAAGCAAGTAAAAACATAAAAAAATCTAATTTAATAGTTATTGGAGATTCAATTTTAGACCAATATACTGCTTGCGAAGCTATAGGAATGAGTGCCGAGGCGCCTGTAATAGTAGTGAAAGAATTAGATCAAAAAAACTTTTTGGGAGGAGCATCTATTGTCGCCTCTCATATTTCTTCTATAGGATCTAGTTGTAAATTTATTTCCATAATTGGCAATGATGGTGAAGGTTCTTGGATAAGAAATTCACTTAAAGAAAATTCAGTGATTTCTGAATTAATAATTGATCAAAGTAGACCAACAACTTTTAAGAAAAGATATCTTGTTGAGAATCAAAAACTTTTTAGAGTTAGCCGATTAGATGATCATATGATTACAAAAGAAATGACAAAATTAATTCTTAATAAGGTAGAAAGTTTATCATGCGAATCTGAAGGTATTGTTATTTCGGATTTTGCTTATGGTCTAATTTCAGATGAACTAATAGAGGGATTAGAAAAATGTGCGAAAAAAAATAATCTCAAATTATATGGAGATTCTCAATCGAGTAGTCAAATTGGTGATATTTTAAGAATGAAAAATTTTACGCTTCTTTGTCCAAATGAAAAAGAAGCCAGAATTGCTATGAATAATAAAGATATCGGCCTAGATGAGTTATGTAGAAAGTTGATGGATAAAACAAATTGTCAAAACCTTATAATGAAACTTGGTGCTAATGGATTTGTAGTTTATTCAAAAAGCCTAAATAATAGTCTTCAAATTCAAGCTTTCCCAGCCCTATCAGTAAATCCAGTAGATGTTTCAGGCGCTGGCGATACATTATTATCTATAATGGCTACAGGTATGTGCAATGAATCTTCAATAATGAAAATAGCAGCACTTGCATGTTGTGGAGCTTCTATAGCAGTAGATACTATGGGCAATAACCCAATAGATATTGATAAAGTTTTGAATAAGGCTATACAAATTATTAGCAAGAATTAG